The nucleotide sequence GGACGAGATCTGGGACTTCTGCGCGCTGGGATTCGTACAGCTTTAGACGAGAACACCATTCTGCTCTGACGAGAACATCATTACACTTCGGGGCATGTCTGAAAACGCGACCGATCTGTGGAGTGACCTGCTCGCCTGCCTGGAGCTCCACGAGCACGCCCCCGCGGCCGAGAGCCCCGCGTCCACCGTCTTCCAGGGGCGCAATCAGCAGCTGACCTACCACCGGCTGTTCGGCGGGCAACTGCTCGCCCAATTCCTCCGCGCGGCCGTCCTCGCGTGCCCCGGCAAGGCCGTCAAGTCCCTCCACGTGCTCTTCCCGCGCGAGGGGTCCGCCGCCGAACCCGTCCGCTACGAGGTCGAGCGCCACCAGGAAGGCCGCACGTTCGCCGCCCTCGGGATCACCGCGCGCCAGGACGCCGGGGTCATCGCCACCGCGTCCGTCTCCCTGCACGCCGTCGAGGACGGGCCGTCCGGGCAGAGCGTCGCACCGGTCTCCGGCCTCCCGGGCCCGGAGAGCCGCATCGAACTGCACCTGCTGCCGTGGGAGACGCGGTCCACGGTCGACCTGGACACCCCGAAGTCCGAAGCGGCCGAATACGAGTTCTGGCTCCGCACTCCCGAGGTCGACGCGGAACTGGCGCCCGCGCTCACCGCGTACGCGACCGACCTGACCATCATCGGCACCGCGCTGCGCCCGGTCGAAGGCGTCAGCCAGCAGGACGCCGGCAAGGCCTTCACCTCGGCCGTGACGTCGCACAACCTGTGGTTCCACCGCCCGTTCCGGTCGGACGAGTGGCTGCTGGTCCGCCAGCACAGCCCGCTGTACGCCGGGGGCCGCAGCTTCGGCCGCGGCGACATCCTGACCGAGGACGGCACCCTGGTCGCCTCGTTCGCCCAGGAGGCGCTGCTCCGCTTCCGCGGCTGAGCCGGGCACGGAACCCTCCGTACACACGAACAACCCACGGGGACCGCAACGAGCCGAAGCGGCAAGCGAGTTGCGGTCCCTCGGCACGCCGGTCACCGCGTTCGCCCACGAGGCCCGTTCCGCGGCGGCGGCGGCCGGGTTCCGTCCGGGCACCCCTGCGGCCGACGGACCGGGCGGGAGAACCGGCCGGTCCGTCGGGCACGGGTGCCCGCGGCGGTGGGCGGGTTTCCTGCGTGCGGACCCGTCGCGCCGAGGGCCGGGGGCGCGACGGGTCCGACGAGTCGGGGGGATCGGCGGCGCGGCGGGGTGTCCGCGCGCCGCCGAGGGCCGGGTGTCGGTCGCCGTCTCGGCGGCCGGTGGCTGTGACGGCCCGTGCCTGTGTGCCTGTTGTGCGCCTGTGTGCCTGTTACGGAGCCGGGACCTCGATCACCGCGGCGGAGCCCATGCCGCCGCCCGCGCACATCGCGGCCACGCCGATGCCGCCGCCGCGGCGGCGGAGTTCGTGGATGAGGGTGACGACCATGCGCGCGCCGGTCGCCGCGACGGGGTGGCCGAGGCCGCACCCGCTGCCGTTGACGTTGACGCGCTCGGGGTCGAGGTCGAGAATCCTGATCGTCGCGACGCACATCGACGCGAACGCCTCGTTGATCTCGAACAGGTCGACGTCGGAGAGCGAGAGCCCGGCCCGCTTGAGGGCCTTCGGGATCGCCTGCGTCGGGGCCAGCCCGGTGTACTTCGGATCGATGCCGACGGACGCCCACGAGCGCACGGTGGCCAGCGCGGGGCGGCCCAGTTCCGCCGCGACGCTGTCGCTGGAGATGACCAGCGCGGCGGCGGCGTCGTTCGCGCCGCTCGCGTTGCCGGCCGTGATGCTGAAGCCCTCGATCTCGGGGTGCAGCGGCTTGAGCGACGCCAGCTTCTCCAGGCTCGTCGTCCGCCGCGGGTGCTCGTCGACGGAGAACAGGCCGTGCGGCGTCTCGATCGGCAGGACCTCGGCGTCGAACCAGCCCTCGTCGATCGAGCGGATCGCGTTCTGGTGCGAGCGCAGCGCCCAGGCGTCCATCTCCTCGCGGCTGACGCCGGCCTTGACCGCCGCGTTCCAGCCCACCGTGATCGACATGTCGCCGTTGGGGGCCTCGGGGCTGTCCGGGTGCGTCGGGGGACGCCACGGGTCGACCCACTCGCCGTTCTCGCGGTAGCGCATGGCCGGACCGGTGGACGAGGAGTTGACGCCGCCGGCGATGATCAACTCGTCCATGCCCGCGCGGATGCTCGCCGCCGCGGTCTGCACCGCGGACAGCCCGGCCGCGCAGTGGCGGTTCAGCGCCACGCCGGCCGCCGAGGTGAGGCCCGCGGTGACGGCCGCGTGGCGGGCGACCACGCCGCCGCCGTAGAGGCCTTCGCCGAGGATGACGTCGTCGATGCGCTCGGGGTCGAGCCCTTCGGCCGCCGCCGCGACGACGTGGTGCGCGAGGTCGAAGGCGCTGGTGTCGCGGAGCGTGCCCTTCATCGCGGTGCCGATCGGCGTACGCAGCGCCGTGGTGATGACGGCCTCAGGCATGGGAGTCCTCCAACTCGGCGCGCAGGGTGCGGCGCAGCAGCTTCCCGGTGTCGGTCTTGGGCAGTTCGTTGCGGAAAACGATGGCGTCGGGCGTCTTGGACGAACGCAGCCGCTCCTTGACCCACCCGCGCACGGCCTCGGGGTCGCCTTCGCCGACGACGACGGCGACCAGGCGCTGGCCCCACTCGGGGTCGGGGACGCCGATCACGGCCGCTTCGACGATGCCGGGGCAGCCGAGGAGGACGTCCTCGATCTCGGCGGGGGCGATGTTCTCGCCGCCGCGGATGATCGTGTCGTCGGCGCGGCCCTCGATGAAGAGGTAGCCGTCCGCGTCCAGGCGGCCCAGGTCGCGCGTGGGGAACCAGCCGCCGTCGTCCAGCGAGCTCTGGCCGCCGTATTCGCCGGAGACCTGGTCGCCGCGCACGAACACGAGGCCCTGCTCGCCGGGCGCCACGGGGGCGCCGTCGGGGGTGCGGACCTCGAACTCGATGCCGGGCAGCGCGCGGCCCACGGATCCGAGGCGGTCGCGTACGGCCGGGTCGGTGGACACGAAGGCCTCGCGGTGGTCGTCCGGGCCGAGGACGGCGACCGACGAGGCGGTCTCGGTGAGGCCGTACGCGTTGACGAAGCCGGTGTCGGGGAAGACCTGCAGCGCCCGCTCCAGGACCGGGCGCGGGGTGCGCGAGCCGCCGTACGCGAGGCTGCGCAGCGACGGGACGTCGGCGTTGTCGCCGGAGACGACGCCGACGACGCGGGCGAGCATGGTCGGCACGACGAGCGCGTGGCTGACCTTCTCGGCGCGCACGGTCTCCAGCCAGGCGCTCGGGTCGAACGCCGACAGGTAGACGATGCGGCGGCCGGTGTAGAGGTTGGAGAGCAGGTTGGTCAGGCCCGCGATGTGGTACGGCGGGACGGCGACCAGCGCGGCCTCGGTCTCGTCGGACGCGCCGAACTCCAGCGTGTTGAAGATGTAGGCCATGAGGTGGCGGTGGCGCAGCAGCGCGGCCTTGGGGGCGGCGGTCGTGCCGCTCGTGTAGAGGATGACCGCGACGGCGTCCGGGTCGGGGATGGCCGGCTCGGCGGGCTCCACGGTGTCCGCTTCCGCGTCGAGCGTGGCGATCAGCTCGTCGAGGTCCTCGGGGTTCAGGACGAGCGCCCCGGGGTGGCGGTCCTTGAGGGCTTCGAGCTGCTGTTCGCCCAGGCGGTAGTTGAGCGGGACGAAAGGCACGCCCGCCTGGGCCGCGCCGAAGAGGGCGACCGGGAAGGCGAGGTGGTTGGTGCCCAGGTACAGGACGGCCGGGTGCTTGCGGAAGCGCGGGACCGCGGCACGGGCGAGGCGGAGCAGTTCGGCGGCGGTCAGCGAGCGTCCGCCCGCGGTCACCACGGCTCGGTCCCCGGCCGAGGCGGCCATTTCGAGGATCATGGCGATGTTCATGAGAATGATACTCTCTCAAAACAAGAGTCTTGTTAACAAGAGAGCGGAGCGGTGATGCAGATCAGCGGAAGCTCAGCGATCGTCGTGGGTGGTACGGGAGGCCTCGGCGAGGCCACCGCCCGACGCCTGCACGCGGCCGGCGCGAAGGTCGTCATCGCGGACGTCAACGACGACAAGGGTAAGGCGCTCGAGGCCGAGCTCGGCGTGCGGTACGTGCACACCGACGCCACCAGCGAAGCGGACGTGCAGGCCGCGGTCGCCGCCGCTCAGGAGCTCGGTCCGCTGCGGGCCTCGGTCGACACCCACGGCGGCCCGCCGTTCGGCGGCCGGCTCATCGGCAAGGACGGCTCGCCGCTGGCCCTCGACGGCTTCCGGATGACGCTCGAGTACTACCTCACCTCTGTGTTCAACGTCATGCGCCTGGCCGCCGCCGCGATGGCGAAGCAGGAGCCGGTCGACGAGGACGGCTCGCGCGGCGTGATCGTCAACACCGCGTCGATCGCGGCGTTCGAGGGCCAGGTCGGCCAGCTCCCCTACTCGGCCGCCAAGGGCGGTGTCGCGGGCATGACCCTCGTCGCCGCCCGCGACTTGTCGCCGCTGGGCATCCGCGTCGTCACGATCGCCCCGGGCACGGTCCTCACGCCCGCGTACGGCAAGGCGGGCGACCAGCTGGAGGCGTACTGGGGCCCGCAGGTGCCGCACCCGAGGCGCATGGGCCGCTCCGACGAGTACGCGCAGCTCGCGCAGCACATCGTGGAGAACGACTACCTCAACGGCGAGATCATCCGCCTCGACGGCGCGATCCGCTTCCCACCGAAGTAGGCGGCCCGCCGCCGCCGTGACGGAGCGCACGCACGGGCCGGGGTGAGTTCCCGTCGGCCGACACGGTCCGGCCGGTGATCGGGAGCGGCGGCGATTCCTCCGTTGCGGCACGCCACGAACCACCGAGGTCCCGGGAGCGGTGCTCCCGGGACCTCGTGTCTTCGGCCCGGAATCGCCCCGCGCAACCGCCGCCGCTCCGGTGCCCCGGGGCGAGGACGGACGCTCCGGGACACCATTGAGAATATCACCCTTGTACTGCGAGAATATGATTCTCGCCGACGTAGAACACATATACCGAAAGCAGGACGTTTCCATGTCCCGACCCCCAATGTTCGAGCGGGCGACCGTCACGCGGATCATCCAGGAGACCGCCGACGCCCGTACCTTCGTCATCGCTCCGCACGGGGGGCCGTTCACCTACCGCGCCGGTCAGTTCTGCACCTTCAAGGTGCGGGTCGGCGACCAGGAACTGCTGCGCTCGTACTCGATGTCCAGCGCCCCGGAGACCGACGGCGAACTGGCGGTCACCGTCAAGCGCGTCCCGGAGGGCCTGGTCTCCAACTGGCTGCACGACAACATCTCGGCCGGCGACGAGGTCGAACTGACCCGGCCCGCCGGGGTGTTCGTCCTGCAGGACACCGACGCGCCGCTGCTGGCCTTCTCCGGCGGCAGCGGGGTCACGCCGGTCATCTCGCTGGCGAAGAGCGCGCTGGCGACCACCGACCGCCCGGTGCGGGTGCTGACCGCCGACCGCGACCGGGACGCGATCATCTTCCGCGCCGAGTGGGCCGAACTGGTCGGCAAGTACCCCGGGCGGCTGTCGGTCGTCCACCACCTCGACAGCGAGTCGGGCTTCGTCGACGCGGCGGCGGTACGGGACTTCGTCGGGAACGACGGCGCCGCGGACATCTACCTGTGCGGCCCCGAGGCCTTCATGGACATCGTCGAAGGCGCCCTGCCGGGCCCCGGCAAGGTGTTCAGCGAGCGCTTCGGCGGCGCCGCCCGCAAGCCCGAGGACGAGCCGGGCGGCGAGGTGCGGGGCACGGTGACGATCCTGCTGGGCCGCAAGAAGGCGACGGTCCCGCGGCACGAGAACGAGACCCTTCTGGAGAGCGCCCGCCGCGCCGGCCTGACCCCGCCGTTCTCGTGCGAGGCGGGCAACTGCGCGACCTGCATGGCGCTGGTCAAGGACGGCTCCGCGAAGATGCGCGTGAACGACGCCCTGACCGACGACGAGGTCGCCGAGGGCTACGTCCTCACCTGCCAGGGCGTGCCGACCAGCGAGTCGATCACCGTGCAGTACGAGTGACCTCGGACGGCGGACCGGTCGCCGACCCGTGCCCGGAGGCGCCCCCGGGCCCGCCCGGGTACCGCGCGTCACGGCGGTGCCCCGCCGGACGGATTCCGGTGACGCGCACCGGGTGACGCGTCTGCGGTGACGGGGTTCGTCGGCCGCGGCACCTTGTGTTCCGCGTGATCCGCCCGCGCGACGGCCTCCCGCGTCCGTACACCGGACAGGGAGGCCGTCGTGTGTTCGTACCGCGGGTCAGCGGAATTCGGCGGCGATGGCCGCGACGACCTCGCGGGTGCGGCGCTTCGACGCGACCAGTTCGTCGCGGTTGTCGCCGATCGGGAGAAGGCGGATCGACAGGTCGGTGACGCCCGCGTCGGCGAACGACCGGAACCGCGCGCGGATGGCGTCCTCGTCGCCCGCCGCGGCCAGGTCGCCGACGTTGTTCGCGTCCCCGGTGTCCAGCAGGCGCTGGTAGTTCGGGGAGACCTCGGCCTCGCCGAGAATGCGGTTCGCGCGCTCGCGCGCCGCGTCCACCTCGGACGGCTTGCACAGGCACACCGGGATGCCCGCGACGATGCGCGGCGCCGGGCGCCCGGCCTCCTCGGCGGCCTTGGTGATGCGCGGCACGACGTGGTCGGCCACCGCGCGCTCGTCCGCCAGCCACAGCACCGTGCCGTCGGCCCGCTCGCCGGCGATCCGCAGCATCACCGGGCCGAGCGCCGCGAGCATGACCGGCAGCGGCCCGCCGACCGGGCCGATGCCCAGCGGGTTGTGGACCTTGTACGTGTCGTTCTCGACGTCGACGTCACCGGGCCCGCTCAGCGCGGACGCCAGGACCTCCAGGTAGTCGCGGGTGAGCGCGGCGGGCTTGTCGTACGGCAGCCCGAGCATGTCCCGCACGATCCAGTGGTGCGACGGGCCGACGCCCAGCGCGAGCCGACCGCTCGCCGCGGCCTGCGCCGACAGCGCCTGGCGCGCCAGCGCGATGGGGTGCTGCGCCTGCAGCGGCACCACCGCGGTGCCCAGCTCGATGCGCTGCGTCCTGGCCCCCATCAGGGCCACCGCGATCAACGCGTCGAAGTCCGACGGGACCTGCGGAATCCACGCCGTGTCCATCCCGGCGGACTCGGCCCACTCAACATCCTCGATCATCCGCCCGACCTTGCGCGCGGAGTCTCCGCGCTCAGGCCCGATCATGACGCCGACCCGCACTGTCCCTCCAGGGGTTTGAACTCACGTGTTGAACGGCACCCGGTCCGCAATCGATGAATACCGTACTTGCACGTAATGAGAATACCAATACCGCATATGAGAATCACATGATCATGCGCACACTCCGCCGGGCGGCGAGCGTCGACGCGAAGGCCCGCCGCCCGTTCCGGTCCTCCCCTCCGGAACGGGCGGCGGGCCCGTGGCGGGCCGCCGGGATGCCCGGCGGCGTGTCAGCGCAGCTGGTCCTTCATCACCTTGCCGGTCGCGTTCAGCGGGAGTTCGTCCAGGAACTCGACGTACCTGGGCACCTTGTAGCCGGCCATGCGGTCCCGGCTCCAGGCGATGACGTCGTCCGCCGAGACCTCGCCCGCGGCACCGTCGCGGCGGACCAGGAACGCCTTGCCGACCTGGCCCATCCTCGCGTCGGGAACGCCGATGACGGCGGCCTGCCGAACGGCGGGGTGCTCCAGCAGGAACCCCTCGATCTCGGCCGGGTAGGCGTTGAAGCCGCCCACGATGAACATGTCCTTCTTGCGGCCGACGATCCTCAGGTGCCCGCGGTCGTCGAGCGTGCCCAGGTCGCCGGTGTGCAGCCACCCGTCCGGGTCGATCGCCTCGGCGGTCGCCTCGGGGTCGTCGAGGTAGCCCTGCATGACGCCGTACCCGCGCACCAGGACCTCGCCGTCGTCCGCGACGCGCACCTCGAAGCCGTCGCAGGGGGTGCCGACGGTCGCGGCGATGTCCTCGAACGAGTCGCCGGGCCGGGAGGCGGTGACCGTGCCGGCCTCGGTGAGGCCGTACCCGGTCATGATCGTCTCGAACGGCAGCTCGCTCTTCATGCGCCGGATCAGCTCGACCGGGATGTCCGCCGAGCCGGTCACCGCGACGCGCAGCGTGCCGAGGTCGTGGCCCTCGGGCGCGGCGAGCAGCGAGTGGTACAGCGTCGGCGGGCCGGGGAGCACGGTGATCTTCTCGCGCGCCACGAGGTCGAGGACGCGGTCGGTGTCGAAGACCGGGACCGGCAGCATCGTGGCGCCCCGGATCAGGCACGCGACGAGGCCGGCCTTGTACCCGAACGTGTGGAAGTACGGGTTGACCATGAGGTAGCGGTCGCCCTCGCGCAGCCCGGCCAGGTCGCACCACTCCGCGTACGACCGCAGCGTCTGGCGGTGGTTCATCATCGCGCCCTTGGGCCGCCCGGTGGTCCCGGACGTGAAGATGATGTCGCTGATGTCGGTGCCGCGCAGCTCCCGGACGAGCGGCGAGCCGCTGGTCAGGAAGTCCCCCTTGACGTCGATCGCCGGCACGCCGGGCGGGCCCGTGAACTCCTGGTCCAGGAAGCCTTGTTGGACCATCACGGCCTTCGCTCCGCCGCGCGCGATGACGTCGTGCGCCTCATCCGGCTTGAACCGGGTGTTGACCGGGATCAGCACGGCGCCGGCGGTCATCGCGCCGAACGCCGCGATGATCCACTCGGCGGAGTTGGGCGCCCAGACCGCGACCCGGTCGCCCTTCTCGATCCCGAAGGCGGCGTACGCTCCCGCCGCCACGCGGATCCGGTCGGCCAGCTCGGTGAACCCGAGCCGCAACGAGCCGTCCACGACCGCTTCGGCATCGCCGAAGCGGTCGGACGCGCTCAACACCATCTGGGGGATGGTGTCCCACTGCATTACGCCATCAACCTGGCGAGGTTGCCGCCCATGACCTTGGCCTGGTCGGTCTCGTTCAGCCCGTGGGTCTTGATCTCCTCGATGAACCCGGCCGGGTCGGCGAGGCCCTCGGGGTGCGGGTAGTCCGAGCCGAACAGCACGCGGTCGATGCCCAGCAGGTCGGCCAGGTCGCTCATGTTCTCCTCCCAGAAGGGGGAGATGTGGATGTTGCGGCGCATGACCTCGACCGGGTTCTCGCCGCCCTCGAACTGGTCCGGCATCTTCTTGTGGACGTCGGCCAGGTTCTTCAGCAGCGGGCCGACCCACGAGGCGCCGTTCTCGACGACCGCGACCTTCAGGCCCGGGAAGCGGGTCAGGGCGCCGTGGCAGATGAACGAGGCGACCGCGTCCTGGATCGGGCGCCACT is from Yinghuangia sp. ASG 101 and encodes:
- a CDS encoding thiolase family protein — translated: MPEAVITTALRTPIGTAMKGTLRDTSAFDLAHHVVAAAAEGLDPERIDDVILGEGLYGGGVVARHAAVTAGLTSAAGVALNRHCAAGLSAVQTAAASIRAGMDELIIAGGVNSSSTGPAMRYRENGEWVDPWRPPTHPDSPEAPNGDMSITVGWNAAVKAGVSREEMDAWALRSHQNAIRSIDEGWFDAEVLPIETPHGLFSVDEHPRRTTSLEKLASLKPLHPEIEGFSITAGNASGANDAAAALVISSDSVAAELGRPALATVRSWASVGIDPKYTGLAPTQAIPKALKRAGLSLSDVDLFEINEAFASMCVATIRILDLDPERVNVNGSGCGLGHPVAATGARMVVTLIHELRRRGGGIGVAAMCAGGGMGSAAVIEVPAP
- a CDS encoding ferredoxin--NADP reductase gives rise to the protein MSRPPMFERATVTRIIQETADARTFVIAPHGGPFTYRAGQFCTFKVRVGDQELLRSYSMSSAPETDGELAVTVKRVPEGLVSNWLHDNISAGDEVELTRPAGVFVLQDTDAPLLAFSGGSGVTPVISLAKSALATTDRPVRVLTADRDRDAIIFRAEWAELVGKYPGRLSVVHHLDSESGFVDAAAVRDFVGNDGAADIYLCGPEAFMDIVEGALPGPGKVFSERFGGAARKPEDEPGGEVRGTVTILLGRKKATVPRHENETLLESARRAGLTPPFSCEAGNCATCMALVKDGSAKMRVNDALTDDEVAEGYVLTCQGVPTSESITVQYE
- a CDS encoding acyl-CoA thioesterase; the protein is MSENATDLWSDLLACLELHEHAPAAESPASTVFQGRNQQLTYHRLFGGQLLAQFLRAAVLACPGKAVKSLHVLFPREGSAAEPVRYEVERHQEGRTFAALGITARQDAGVIATASVSLHAVEDGPSGQSVAPVSGLPGPESRIELHLLPWETRSTVDLDTPKSEAAEYEFWLRTPEVDAELAPALTAYATDLTIIGTALRPVEGVSQQDAGKAFTSAVTSHNLWFHRPFRSDEWLLVRQHSPLYAGGRSFGRGDILTEDGTLVASFAQEALLRFRG
- a CDS encoding SDR family NAD(P)-dependent oxidoreductase: MQISGSSAIVVGGTGGLGEATARRLHAAGAKVVIADVNDDKGKALEAELGVRYVHTDATSEADVQAAVAAAQELGPLRASVDTHGGPPFGGRLIGKDGSPLALDGFRMTLEYYLTSVFNVMRLAAAAMAKQEPVDEDGSRGVIVNTASIAAFEGQVGQLPYSAAKGGVAGMTLVAARDLSPLGIRVVTIAPGTVLTPAYGKAGDQLEAYWGPQVPHPRRMGRSDEYAQLAQHIVENDYLNGEIIRLDGAIRFPPK
- a CDS encoding TIGR03564 family F420-dependent LLM class oxidoreductase, with the translated sequence MIGPERGDSARKVGRMIEDVEWAESAGMDTAWIPQVPSDFDALIAVALMGARTQRIELGTAVVPLQAQHPIALARQALSAQAAASGRLALGVGPSHHWIVRDMLGLPYDKPAALTRDYLEVLASALSGPGDVDVENDTYKVHNPLGIGPVGGPLPVMLAALGPVMLRIAGERADGTVLWLADERAVADHVVPRITKAAEEAGRPAPRIVAGIPVCLCKPSEVDAARERANRILGEAEVSPNYQRLLDTGDANNVGDLAAAGDEDAIRARFRSFADAGVTDLSIRLLPIGDNRDELVASKRRTREVVAAIAAEFR
- a CDS encoding class I adenylate-forming enzyme family protein is translated as MNIAMILEMAASAGDRAVVTAGGRSLTAAELLRLARAAVPRFRKHPAVLYLGTNHLAFPVALFGAAQAGVPFVPLNYRLGEQQLEALKDRHPGALVLNPEDLDELIATLDAEADTVEPAEPAIPDPDAVAVILYTSGTTAAPKAALLRHRHLMAYIFNTLEFGASDETEAALVAVPPYHIAGLTNLLSNLYTGRRIVYLSAFDPSAWLETVRAEKVSHALVVPTMLARVVGVVSGDNADVPSLRSLAYGGSRTPRPVLERALQVFPDTGFVNAYGLTETASSVAVLGPDDHREAFVSTDPAVRDRLGSVGRALPGIEFEVRTPDGAPVAPGEQGLVFVRGDQVSGEYGGQSSLDDGGWFPTRDLGRLDADGYLFIEGRADDTIIRGGENIAPAEIEDVLLGCPGIVEAAVIGVPDPEWGQRLVAVVVGEGDPEAVRGWVKERLRSSKTPDAIVFRNELPKTDTGKLLRRTLRAELEDSHA
- a CDS encoding FadD3 family acyl-CoA ligase, whose translation is MQWDTIPQMVLSASDRFGDAEAVVDGSLRLGFTELADRIRVAAGAYAAFGIEKGDRVAVWAPNSAEWIIAAFGAMTAGAVLIPVNTRFKPDEAHDVIARGGAKAVMVQQGFLDQEFTGPPGVPAIDVKGDFLTSGSPLVRELRGTDISDIIFTSGTTGRPKGAMMNHRQTLRSYAEWCDLAGLREGDRYLMVNPYFHTFGYKAGLVACLIRGATMLPVPVFDTDRVLDLVAREKITVLPGPPTLYHSLLAAPEGHDLGTLRVAVTGSADIPVELIRRMKSELPFETIMTGYGLTEAGTVTASRPGDSFEDIAATVGTPCDGFEVRVADDGEVLVRGYGVMQGYLDDPEATAEAIDPDGWLHTGDLGTLDDRGHLRIVGRKKDMFIVGGFNAYPAEIEGFLLEHPAVRQAAVIGVPDARMGQVGKAFLVRRDGAAGEVSADDVIAWSRDRMAGYKVPRYVEFLDELPLNATGKVMKDQLR